The Aequorivita sublithincola DSM 14238 genome window below encodes:
- a CDS encoding SH3 domain-containing protein gives MKTVAISILAIAGFAILFSCKNDAKTTEETQTVVTDSIPAETLPESMYVTAVSGLTLREFPNLQSAKLAVMPLGTKVKILKAEGKTTMNVGGIDGAMDEVEFNNKKGFVFNGFLSKFYPAGEDASAKNYTEELKKDFPQVNYSEATGGTSSKPTKTETLVLPTDKWHEAFFTAQQLFAIPKEFAFPNPKGSNSETQQNGNKKKNDFVSELQISRDDNVLQKIVYNYKTTGFGYMVTITKEADGMKLEKVEVAD, from the coding sequence ATGAAAACTGTAGCTATCTCCATTCTTGCCATTGCAGGCTTTGCCATTCTTTTTTCCTGTAAAAATGACGCTAAAACCACCGAAGAAACACAAACTGTTGTAACAGATTCAATTCCTGCTGAAACTTTACCCGAATCTATGTATGTTACAGCAGTGAGCGGGCTAACGTTGCGGGAGTTTCCAAATCTTCAAAGTGCTAAACTTGCAGTAATGCCTTTGGGCACGAAAGTGAAAATTTTAAAAGCCGAAGGAAAAACCACAATGAATGTGGGCGGAATTGACGGTGCAATGGATGAAGTGGAATTCAACAATAAAAAAGGTTTTGTGTTTAACGGTTTTCTATCGAAATTTTATCCTGCGGGGGAAGATGCTTCTGCAAAAAATTATACTGAAGAGTTAAAGAAAGATTTTCCACAAGTGAATTATTCCGAAGCTACAGGCGGCACTTCTAGCAAACCCACAAAAACTGAAACACTAGTGTTGCCTACGGATAAATGGCACGAGGCTTTTTTTACGGCGCAGCAACTGTTTGCAATACCAAAGGAATTTGCGTTTCCGAACCCAAAGGGTTCCAATAGTGAAACCCAACAAAATGGGAACAAGAAGAAAAATGATTTTGTGAGCGAGCTACAGATTTCGCGGGACGACAATGTGCTTCAGAAAATAGTTTATAATTATAAAACTACTGGTTTTGGTTATATGGTTACTATTACTAAAGAAGCGGATGGGATGAAACTTGAAAAGGTGGAGGTGGCGGATTAA